Proteins found in one Sorghum bicolor cultivar BTx623 chromosome 1, Sorghum_bicolor_NCBIv3, whole genome shotgun sequence genomic segment:
- the LOC8067439 gene encoding protein NRT1/ PTR FAMILY 5.2 isoform X2, with protein sequence MAERLEAAAPAAADEYTQDGTVDLHGNPVLRSKRGGWKACGFVVVYEVFERMAYYGISSNLVLYLTKKLHQGVVPSANNVTNWVGTIWMTPIIGAYIADAHLGRYRTFMIASVIYLCGMILLTLAVSLPALRPPKCGPNTADPNCVQQATSAQLGVFFLALYTLAVGTGGTKPNISTIGADQFDDTHPRERSHKLSFFNWWMFSIFFGTLFANTVLVYIQDNVGWTVGYALPTFGLAVSIAIFTAGTPFYRHKPTSESPFAKMARVIVASARKLAVSVPVDPRDLHELDDEYYAKKKAVPLPHTHNLTVLSKAAVKTTTGGEKEGRWSLSTVTQVEETKQMLKMLPVLAITFVPSAMMAQINTLFVKQGTTLERHIGRRFEIPPASLQGFVTISMLVAVVLYDRVFMPFARRITGNPRGISLLQRMGVGLVIHIVIMGIASATERHRLAVAHEHGLYDSKNTTTPLTIFVLLPQFVLMGVADAFLEVAKIEFFYDQAPEGMKSLGTSYAMTSLGIGNFLSSALLSAVSHITERHGRTGWIINNLNASRLDKYYAFFAILNCANLAAFFFVCRFYVYNAEVSRVVDVDSGSTKQKQREVAMQAPASVGAVEVAL encoded by the exons ATGGCGGAGAGGCTagaggcggcggcgccggccgcTGCCGACGAGTACACGCAGGACGGCACGGTGGACCTCCATGGCAACCCGGTGCTCCGCTCCAAGCGAGGAGGGTGGAAAGCCTGCGGCTTCGTCGTAG TGTACGAGGTCTTCGAGCGGATGGCGTACTACGGCATCTCGTCCAACCTGGTGCTGTACCTGACGAAGAAGCTGCACCAGGGCGTCGTGCCGTCCGCGAACAACGTCACCAACTGGGTCGGCACCATCTGGATGACGCCCATCATCGGCGCCTACATCGCCGACGCGCACCTCGGCCGCTACCGGACCTTCATGATCGCCTCCGTCATCTACCTCTGC GGCATGATCCTGCTGACGCTGGCGGTGTCGCTGCCGGCGCTGCGTCCGCCCAAATGCGGCCCCAACACGGCGGACCCCAACTGCGTGCAGCAGGCGACGAGCGCGCAGCTGGGCGTCTTCTTCCTGGCCCTGTACACCCTCGCCGTGGGCACGGGCGGCACCAAGCCCAACATCTCCACCATCGGCGCGGACCAGTTCGACGACACCCACCCGAGGGAGCGCAGCCACAAGCTCTCCTTCTTCAACTGGTGGATGTTCAGCATCTTCTTCGGCACGCTCTTCGCCAACACCGTGCTCGTCTACATCCAGGACAACGTCGGCTGGACCGTCGGCTACGCGCTGCCCACGTTCGGCCTCGCCGTCTCCATCGCCATCTTCACCGCCGGCACGCCATTCTACCGCCACAAGCCCACCTCCGAGAGCCCCTTCGCCAAGATGGCCAGGGTCATCGTCGCGTCCGCCAGGAAGCTGGCCGTGTCCGTGCCCGTCGACCCGCGCGACCTGCACGAGCTCGACGACGAGTACTACGCCAAGAAGAAAGCGGTGCCGCTCCCGCACACGCACAACCTGACCGTCCTGAGCAAGGCGGCGGTGAAGACGACGACCGGCGGTGAGAAAGAAGGCCGGTGGTCGCTCAGCACGGTGACGCAGGTGGAGGAGACGAAGCAGATGCTCAAGATGCTCCCCGTGCTGGCCATCACGTTCGTTCCCAGCGCGATGATGGCGCAGATCAACACGCTGTTCGTGAAGCAGGGCACGACGCTGGAGCGTCACATCGGCCGCCGCTTCGAGATCCCGCCGGCGAGCCTCCAGGGGTTCGTGACCATCTCCATGCTGGTCGCCGTCGTGCTGTACGACCGCGTCTTCATGCCGTTCGCGCGCCGGATCACGGGGAACCCGCGCGGCATCTCGCTGCTGCAGCGCATGGGCGTGGGGCTCGTCATCCACATCGTCATCATGGGCATCGCGTCGGCGACGGAGCGGCACCGCCTGGCGGTGGCGCACGAGCACGGGCTCTACGACAGCAAGAACACCACCACCCCGCTCACCATCTTCGTGCTGCTCCCGCAGTTCGTGCTCATGGGCGTCGCCGACGCGTTCCTGGAGGTGGCCAAGATCGAGTTCTTCTACGACCAGGCGCCCGAGGGCATGAAGAGCCTCGGCACGTCGTACGCCATGACCAGCCTCGGCATCGGCAACTTCCTCAGCAGCGCGCTGCTGTCGGCAGTGTCGCACATCACGGAGCGCCACGGCAGGACCGGGTGGATCATCAACAACCTCAACGCCTCGCGGCTCGACAAGTACTACGCCTTCTTCGCCATTCTCAACTGCGCCAACCTCGCCGCCTTCTTCTTCGTCTGCCGGTTCTACGTGTACAACGCCGAGGTATCCCGCGTCGTCGACGTCGACTCCGGGAGCACCAAGCAGAAGCAGCGGGAAGTGGCAATGCAGGCGCCGGCGTCCGTGGGCGCAGTGGAGGTGGCCCTATAG
- the LOC8067439 gene encoding protein NRT1/ PTR FAMILY 5.2 isoform X1 codes for MAERLEAAAPAAADEYTQDGTVDLHGNPVLRSKRGGWKACGFVVGFHRGCGLHGRCRLRQGPATGRKMYEVFERMAYYGISSNLVLYLTKKLHQGVVPSANNVTNWVGTIWMTPIIGAYIADAHLGRYRTFMIASVIYLCGMILLTLAVSLPALRPPKCGPNTADPNCVQQATSAQLGVFFLALYTLAVGTGGTKPNISTIGADQFDDTHPRERSHKLSFFNWWMFSIFFGTLFANTVLVYIQDNVGWTVGYALPTFGLAVSIAIFTAGTPFYRHKPTSESPFAKMARVIVASARKLAVSVPVDPRDLHELDDEYYAKKKAVPLPHTHNLTVLSKAAVKTTTGGEKEGRWSLSTVTQVEETKQMLKMLPVLAITFVPSAMMAQINTLFVKQGTTLERHIGRRFEIPPASLQGFVTISMLVAVVLYDRVFMPFARRITGNPRGISLLQRMGVGLVIHIVIMGIASATERHRLAVAHEHGLYDSKNTTTPLTIFVLLPQFVLMGVADAFLEVAKIEFFYDQAPEGMKSLGTSYAMTSLGIGNFLSSALLSAVSHITERHGRTGWIINNLNASRLDKYYAFFAILNCANLAAFFFVCRFYVYNAEVSRVVDVDSGSTKQKQREVAMQAPASVGAVEVAL; via the exons ATGGCGGAGAGGCTagaggcggcggcgccggccgcTGCCGACGAGTACACGCAGGACGGCACGGTGGACCTCCATGGCAACCCGGTGCTCCGCTCCAAGCGAGGAGGGTGGAAAGCCTGCGGCTTCGTCGTAG GTTTTCACAGAGGTTGTGGTTTGCACGGAAGATGTCGGCTAAGGCAGGGTCCAGCTACGGGAAGAAAAA TGTACGAGGTCTTCGAGCGGATGGCGTACTACGGCATCTCGTCCAACCTGGTGCTGTACCTGACGAAGAAGCTGCACCAGGGCGTCGTGCCGTCCGCGAACAACGTCACCAACTGGGTCGGCACCATCTGGATGACGCCCATCATCGGCGCCTACATCGCCGACGCGCACCTCGGCCGCTACCGGACCTTCATGATCGCCTCCGTCATCTACCTCTGC GGCATGATCCTGCTGACGCTGGCGGTGTCGCTGCCGGCGCTGCGTCCGCCCAAATGCGGCCCCAACACGGCGGACCCCAACTGCGTGCAGCAGGCGACGAGCGCGCAGCTGGGCGTCTTCTTCCTGGCCCTGTACACCCTCGCCGTGGGCACGGGCGGCACCAAGCCCAACATCTCCACCATCGGCGCGGACCAGTTCGACGACACCCACCCGAGGGAGCGCAGCCACAAGCTCTCCTTCTTCAACTGGTGGATGTTCAGCATCTTCTTCGGCACGCTCTTCGCCAACACCGTGCTCGTCTACATCCAGGACAACGTCGGCTGGACCGTCGGCTACGCGCTGCCCACGTTCGGCCTCGCCGTCTCCATCGCCATCTTCACCGCCGGCACGCCATTCTACCGCCACAAGCCCACCTCCGAGAGCCCCTTCGCCAAGATGGCCAGGGTCATCGTCGCGTCCGCCAGGAAGCTGGCCGTGTCCGTGCCCGTCGACCCGCGCGACCTGCACGAGCTCGACGACGAGTACTACGCCAAGAAGAAAGCGGTGCCGCTCCCGCACACGCACAACCTGACCGTCCTGAGCAAGGCGGCGGTGAAGACGACGACCGGCGGTGAGAAAGAAGGCCGGTGGTCGCTCAGCACGGTGACGCAGGTGGAGGAGACGAAGCAGATGCTCAAGATGCTCCCCGTGCTGGCCATCACGTTCGTTCCCAGCGCGATGATGGCGCAGATCAACACGCTGTTCGTGAAGCAGGGCACGACGCTGGAGCGTCACATCGGCCGCCGCTTCGAGATCCCGCCGGCGAGCCTCCAGGGGTTCGTGACCATCTCCATGCTGGTCGCCGTCGTGCTGTACGACCGCGTCTTCATGCCGTTCGCGCGCCGGATCACGGGGAACCCGCGCGGCATCTCGCTGCTGCAGCGCATGGGCGTGGGGCTCGTCATCCACATCGTCATCATGGGCATCGCGTCGGCGACGGAGCGGCACCGCCTGGCGGTGGCGCACGAGCACGGGCTCTACGACAGCAAGAACACCACCACCCCGCTCACCATCTTCGTGCTGCTCCCGCAGTTCGTGCTCATGGGCGTCGCCGACGCGTTCCTGGAGGTGGCCAAGATCGAGTTCTTCTACGACCAGGCGCCCGAGGGCATGAAGAGCCTCGGCACGTCGTACGCCATGACCAGCCTCGGCATCGGCAACTTCCTCAGCAGCGCGCTGCTGTCGGCAGTGTCGCACATCACGGAGCGCCACGGCAGGACCGGGTGGATCATCAACAACCTCAACGCCTCGCGGCTCGACAAGTACTACGCCTTCTTCGCCATTCTCAACTGCGCCAACCTCGCCGCCTTCTTCTTCGTCTGCCGGTTCTACGTGTACAACGCCGAGGTATCCCGCGTCGTCGACGTCGACTCCGGGAGCACCAAGCAGAAGCAGCGGGAAGTGGCAATGCAGGCGCCGGCGTCCGTGGGCGCAGTGGAGGTGGCCCTATAG